The Pirellulimonas nuda genome includes a region encoding these proteins:
- a CDS encoding lysylphosphatidylglycerol synthase transmembrane domain-containing protein: MPSLSRTTRSRIVVAAKLTLGLGLIGALLWQAVRHEAFARISQQPKDWTLLGLALACCAVAVLISFLRWFCVARAGGVPLSVGEAGRLGALGFALNFVSLGSVGGDLFKAVFFARRHPGLRTAAVTTIVVDRALGLLILLIMCACGVLASGAAASQDAGVRIVAQLALGVGGVLTVAAALAFLPALSGPLAAAALRRIPLAGELAAEALIAWRAYRKRPGWLFGASVLTVAMHSLFTVSFYLIAAGLPLKHPGVADHFVIVPLALAAGGLLPLPNGLGSVEAVVELFYRALTGAIGDGTIVALTHRFAMLLLGAAAACFYVSNRAALVVDEDDAPTKAD, translated from the coding sequence ATGCCCTCCCTGTCACGCACCACCCGCTCTCGGATCGTCGTCGCGGCGAAGCTGACGCTGGGGCTGGGGCTAATCGGGGCGCTGCTGTGGCAGGCCGTACGCCACGAGGCGTTCGCACGCATTTCCCAGCAGCCCAAGGATTGGACCCTCCTGGGGCTGGCGCTGGCGTGCTGCGCCGTGGCGGTGCTGATCAGCTTTCTGCGGTGGTTTTGCGTCGCCCGCGCCGGCGGCGTGCCGCTGTCGGTCGGCGAGGCGGGGCGGTTGGGGGCGCTGGGGTTTGCGCTCAACTTCGTCTCGCTCGGGAGCGTCGGCGGCGACCTTTTTAAGGCGGTCTTCTTTGCCCGCCGGCACCCGGGATTGCGTACGGCCGCGGTCACCACGATCGTCGTCGACCGCGCGCTCGGGCTGCTCATCCTGCTGATCATGTGCGCCTGCGGCGTGCTGGCCAGCGGCGCCGCGGCGTCCCAGGACGCCGGCGTACGCATCGTTGCGCAACTGGCGCTAGGCGTGGGTGGGGTGTTGACGGTGGCCGCGGCCCTGGCGTTCCTGCCGGCGCTCTCTGGTCCGCTGGCCGCGGCCGCGCTGCGCCGCATCCCGCTGGCGGGCGAACTCGCGGCTGAGGCGCTCATCGCTTGGCGGGCCTACCGGAAGCGGCCCGGCTGGCTGTTCGGCGCCAGCGTGTTGACGGTCGCGATGCACTCACTGTTCACGGTGTCGTTCTACTTGATCGCCGCGGGGCTGCCGCTAAAGCACCCCGGCGTAGCAGACCACTTCGTGATCGTCCCGTTGGCGCTCGCCGCGGGGGGATTGCTGCCCCTGCCCAACGGCCTCGGGTCGGTTGAGGCGGTGGTAGAGCTGTTCTACCGCGCCCTTACCGGCGCCATCGGCGACGGCACCATCGTGGCGCTCACCCACCGCTTTGCGATGCTGCTGTTGGGCGCCGCGGCGGCCTGCTTCTACGTGTCGAACCGTGCGGCGCTGGTCGTTGACGAAGACGACGCCCCGACCAAGGCGGATTGA
- a CDS encoding PQQ-dependent sugar dehydrogenase codes for MRPCRLFCLFIALLATVCASARAEISGASLVATANNPVFVTHAPGDKHHLFVVERGAQQGAPNNDVIADIRVLDLRTGAFAPQPFLSVNLPNTSGERGLLSMAFHPDYQANGKFYIYASREAYSGGNHASYVEQYSVTTDPMIADPASRSVVARFTQPQSNHNGGWIGFSPNDNYLYIASGDGGNSNDTGTGHTGAIGNAQDITGNLLGKMLRVDPLGDDFPADANRNYAVPASNPFVGVTGDDEIWAYGLRNPWRNSFDRETGDLLIGDVGQDNREEVNFQAAGSPGGENYGWRLREGTIATPTGGVGGAKPTDAVDPIHDYAHNGGSRSIYGGYVYRGPDPEVDGWYFFGDTVTRDVWRFRPDSPAATLERINDTLFPGGNNDFRVSMGEDAVGNLYVVSTGGSIYRIETDATAPGDFTGDGLVNVEDYTLWRSDFGVSASTADGNRDGLVDAADYSVWRDNADVSDPIEGAAVPEPSGWIILTGFISLSLAVGFMRWHFDRSRAQTS; via the coding sequence ATGCGTCCTTGTCGTCTATTCTGCTTGTTTATCGCGTTGCTCGCCACTGTCTGCGCTTCGGCCCGCGCAGAGATCTCTGGCGCAAGCCTCGTCGCTACGGCCAATAATCCGGTCTTCGTGACGCACGCGCCCGGAGACAAGCACCACTTGTTCGTGGTTGAGCGCGGCGCCCAGCAGGGCGCGCCCAACAACGACGTGATCGCCGACATCCGCGTGCTGGACCTCCGCACCGGCGCGTTCGCCCCACAGCCGTTCCTGTCCGTCAACCTCCCCAACACGTCGGGAGAACGCGGGCTGCTAAGCATGGCGTTCCACCCCGACTACCAGGCCAACGGCAAGTTCTACATCTATGCCTCCCGCGAAGCGTACAGCGGCGGCAACCATGCGTCCTACGTTGAACAGTACTCGGTGACCACCGACCCGATGATCGCCGATCCCGCGTCTCGGTCCGTGGTCGCCCGCTTCACCCAGCCGCAGAGCAACCACAACGGCGGCTGGATCGGGTTCAGCCCCAACGACAACTACCTCTACATCGCGTCGGGCGATGGGGGCAACAGCAACGACACGGGGACGGGCCACACCGGGGCGATCGGCAACGCGCAAGACATCACCGGCAACCTGCTGGGAAAGATGCTGCGGGTTGATCCCTTGGGAGACGACTTCCCCGCCGACGCCAACCGCAACTACGCCGTGCCGGCCAGCAACCCGTTCGTCGGCGTCACGGGTGACGACGAGATCTGGGCCTACGGCCTCCGCAACCCGTGGCGCAACAGCTTCGACCGCGAGACGGGCGACCTGCTGATCGGCGACGTCGGCCAAGACAACCGAGAAGAGGTGAACTTCCAAGCGGCCGGCAGCCCAGGCGGAGAGAACTACGGCTGGCGGCTGCGTGAGGGGACCATCGCCACGCCCACCGGCGGGGTCGGCGGCGCCAAGCCGACCGACGCGGTCGACCCGATCCACGACTACGCCCACAACGGCGGCAGCCGCTCGATTTACGGCGGTTACGTCTACCGCGGCCCCGACCCCGAGGTCGACGGCTGGTACTTCTTTGGCGACACCGTCACGCGAGACGTGTGGCGGTTCCGCCCCGACTCGCCCGCCGCCACGCTCGAGCGGATCAACGACACGCTCTTCCCCGGCGGCAACAACGACTTCCGCGTCTCGATGGGCGAAGACGCTGTCGGGAATCTCTACGTCGTCTCTACCGGCGGATCGATCTACCGCATCGAGACCGACGCCACGGCCCCGGGCGACTTCACCGGAGACGGGCTGGTGAATGTTGAGGACTACACGCTCTGGCGGAGCGACTTTGGCGTCTCGGCATCCACCGCCGACGGCAACCGCGACGGGTTGGTCGACGCCGCCGATTACAGCGTCTGGCGCGACAACGCAGACGTTTCTGACCCGATCGAGGGCGCGGCCGTGCCGGAGCCATCGGGTTGGATCATCCTCACCGGGTTCATCTCGCTGAGCCTCGCGGTGGGATTCATGCGGTGGCACTTCGACCGCAGCCGGGCGCAAACCTCCTAG
- a CDS encoding right-handed parallel beta-helix repeat-containing protein, which produces MKRKTLAALLVTAALAGACEAREIFVNNVAGADNLDGLSDRASGRAGPVRTISRALCLALPGDHVLLTDTGVPYREQVSIAGPRLHGSERRPLVLDGRGAVLDGTVEAAPGAWRPAVGNVFALALRRLSTQQLFSAGEPLKRVSLTRSADAPLALEPLEWSLVDRRLLVKLEQDRLPESYDLRHAGLETGVTLYNTHHVIVRNLVVQGFHLDGLNAHELVRDCLVDNIDSRANGRSGLSVGGVSRVEAIASNFYDNGRVQVRVEGQAELALESCEVAASEGAAKFKTAGGELKVNGQAVVAP; this is translated from the coding sequence ATGAAACGCAAGACACTAGCTGCGCTGCTGGTCACCGCGGCCCTGGCGGGCGCCTGCGAGGCCCGCGAGATCTTCGTCAACAACGTCGCCGGAGCCGACAACCTCGATGGCCTCAGCGATCGGGCTTCCGGCCGCGCGGGCCCCGTCAGGACCATCTCGCGGGCCTTGTGCCTCGCGCTCCCCGGCGATCACGTGCTGCTGACCGACACGGGCGTCCCCTACCGCGAGCAGGTGTCCATCGCCGGGCCGCGGCTCCACGGCAGCGAACGCCGCCCGTTAGTGTTAGACGGACGCGGCGCGGTGCTGGACGGCACCGTGGAGGCCGCGCCGGGCGCTTGGCGGCCGGCTGTCGGCAACGTCTTTGCCCTAGCCCTCCGGCGTTTGAGCACGCAGCAGCTCTTCTCCGCGGGGGAGCCGCTCAAGCGCGTCTCCCTAACGCGTTCGGCCGACGCCCCGCTGGCGCTCGAGCCGCTCGAGTGGTCGCTGGTGGATCGGCGGCTGCTGGTGAAGCTGGAGCAAGACCGCCTGCCGGAATCGTACGACCTACGCCACGCGGGCCTCGAGACGGGCGTCACGCTCTACAACACGCACCACGTGATCGTTCGCAACCTGGTCGTGCAGGGGTTCCATCTCGACGGGCTGAACGCTCACGAGCTGGTGCGGGACTGCCTGGTCGACAACATCGACTCGCGGGCCAATGGCCGCAGCGGGCTGAGCGTCGGCGGCGTCAGCCGCGTCGAGGCGATCGCCTCGAACTTCTACGACAACGGCCGCGTGCAGGTGCGTGTCGAAGGCCAGGCAGAGCTGGCGCTCGAGAGCTGCGAGGTAGCCGCGTCCGAGGGGGCGGCGAAGTTCAAGACCGCCGGCGGCGAGCTGAAGGTCAACGGCCAGGCCGTGGTGGCGCCGTAG
- a CDS encoding A24 family peptidase has product MLDSASLADAFAANWPIWLVTVTLVVAAVIDGLQLKVPNWLTFPMIVSGWVFSSTAGATMYGFAWYEALGFSLLGTVVGLLLLLPAYAIGGMGAGDVKLMAGIGAWVWTEHTLYAFAASAIVGGVIAVVMVLASKGWDKHQAQFWMILGEIMNNKNPEVLAAIAKERKPRMMLLPYGIPMAIGTIGYFALSGMIV; this is encoded by the coding sequence ATGCTCGACTCCGCCTCGCTTGCAGACGCCTTCGCCGCTAATTGGCCCATCTGGCTCGTGACCGTCACGCTGGTCGTGGCCGCCGTGATCGATGGCCTCCAGCTCAAGGTCCCCAACTGGCTCACCTTCCCGATGATCGTCAGCGGCTGGGTCTTCAGCTCGACCGCCGGCGCCACCATGTACGGCTTCGCTTGGTACGAGGCGCTCGGATTTAGCCTGCTGGGCACCGTGGTGGGCCTGCTGCTGCTCCTGCCCGCCTACGCCATCGGCGGCATGGGCGCCGGCGACGTGAAGCTGATGGCCGGCATCGGCGCCTGGGTTTGGACCGAGCACACGCTGTACGCCTTTGCGGCTTCGGCCATCGTCGGCGGCGTGATCGCCGTGGTGATGGTGCTGGCGAGCAAGGGCTGGGACAAGCACCAGGCCCAGTTCTGGATGATCCTGGGCGAGATCATGAACAACAAAAACCCCGAGGTGCTGGCGGCCATCGCCAAGGAGCGGAAGCCGCGGATGATGCTTCTGCCCTACGGCATCCCGATGGCCATCGGCACGATCGGCTACTTCGCACTCTCCGGAATGATTGTCTAA
- a CDS encoding zinc-binding metallopeptidase family protein, whose amino-acid sequence MPTPDLDACLNTLGMLVREPSVVGAEDSFFRVLRRELEEIGVTIKHYQGVLVAQGADPAHLVLSAHIDRHGLLCTGPNEFQYAAFIAANRGELTGDSVSEQMMGTLQGRFAGQRVQAHLPYSGVYLGQGAITRSFVCPERNNLIFEVDGLDFLQPGTPVSFLDRLRVEEGRVSAQLDNVLSAAIIVSLFRSGFQGTALFTAQEEAGRSWRYALQWFQRHRLETDRLLVLDTSPFPSHEAAEAQDVVLRRKDATAAFADALTDELEQHCRDLDVVFRYKDAYVEEQNLGREKPLSLGRTELGRLIAASEGRVTGTTLQTPTTGYHTASETASLDAIAAVLRLLGRYT is encoded by the coding sequence ATGCCCACGCCCGACCTCGACGCCTGCCTCAATACCCTCGGCATGCTGGTGCGCGAGCCCAGCGTCGTCGGCGCCGAGGACTCCTTCTTCCGCGTCTTACGCCGCGAGCTCGAAGAGATCGGCGTGACGATTAAGCACTACCAAGGCGTGCTGGTGGCCCAGGGCGCCGACCCTGCGCACCTGGTGCTGTCTGCCCACATCGATCGCCACGGCCTGCTGTGCACCGGGCCGAACGAGTTCCAGTACGCCGCGTTCATCGCGGCCAACCGGGGCGAGCTAACGGGCGACTCGGTGTCGGAGCAGATGATGGGGACCCTGCAGGGGCGGTTCGCCGGGCAGCGTGTGCAGGCCCACCTCCCCTACTCGGGCGTCTACCTCGGGCAGGGGGCGATCACCCGCTCGTTTGTCTGCCCGGAACGCAACAACTTGATCTTCGAGGTCGACGGACTCGACTTCCTCCAGCCCGGCACGCCGGTATCCTTCCTCGACCGCCTGCGGGTCGAAGAAGGGCGCGTCTCTGCACAGCTCGACAACGTGCTGTCCGCGGCCATCATCGTCAGCCTGTTCCGCAGCGGCTTCCAGGGGACCGCGTTGTTCACCGCCCAGGAAGAAGCGGGCCGGAGCTGGCGTTACGCCCTGCAGTGGTTCCAGCGTCACCGCCTGGAGACCGATCGGCTGCTGGTGCTAGACACCAGCCCGTTCCCTTCGCACGAGGCCGCCGAGGCGCAGGACGTTGTGCTGCGCCGCAAAGACGCCACCGCTGCCTTCGCAGACGCGCTGACCGACGAGCTCGAGCAACACTGCCGCGACCTGGACGTCGTCTTCCGTTACAAGGACGCGTACGTCGAGGAGCAGAACCTGGGGCGTGAGAAGCCCCTGTCGTTGGGCCGCACCGAGCTGGGCCGGCTGATCGCCGCCAGCGAGGGCCGCGTCACGGGCACAACGCTGCAGACCCCCACCACCGGCTACCACACGGCCAGCGAGACCGCGTCGCTCGACGCGATCGCCGCGGTGCTGCGGCTCTTGGGGCGGTACACGTGA
- a CDS encoding type II toxin-antitoxin system VapC family toxin — MDTVYIETTIVSLATSRPSTDPDIAILQRQSRRWLDAEGPKYRLVTSQFVIDEASLGDEEAVARRLAELSSIPLLTPDRMRVEEVAEQIILRSLMPEKARLDAFHVATAAVGGVQYLLTQNCRHIANAHVLPRVYDLLEKLGLPRLLICTPAEFLGGEKNGY; from the coding sequence ATGGATACCGTCTACATCGAAACGACCATCGTAAGTCTTGCTACGTCACGTCCAAGCACAGACCCGGACATCGCAATTCTGCAGCGTCAATCACGACGCTGGCTTGACGCGGAAGGACCTAAGTACCGTTTGGTGACTTCGCAGTTTGTGATTGATGAAGCGTCGTTGGGCGACGAGGAGGCCGTCGCCCGGCGGCTAGCCGAGCTTTCGTCCATCCCTTTGCTAACACCCGACAGAATGCGCGTTGAGGAAGTCGCAGAACAGATCATACTGCGGTCGCTTATGCCAGAGAAAGCAAGGCTGGACGCATTCCATGTGGCTACTGCGGCTGTCGGCGGGGTACAATACTTGCTGACCCAGAACTGCCGTCATATCGCTAACGCTCACGTCCTGCCGCGAGTCTACGATTTGCTGGAGAAACTTGGGCTGCCACGTTTACTTATCTGCACCCCGGCAGAGTTCTTAGGTGGAGAGAAAAATGGCTACTAA
- a CDS encoding Flp family type IVb pilin yields MNAPDTKQGVDHRVGPSHSEELIMKSFAKKMHQFLVSEDGPTAVEYAVMLALIVIVCLTAIQSVGTNASSTFQSVSAQLGGS; encoded by the coding sequence GTGAACGCTCCCGACACCAAGCAGGGCGTCGACCACCGCGTCGGCCCCTCACATTCGGAGGAGTTGATTATGAAGAGTTTCGCCAAGAAGATGCACCAGTTCCTAGTCTCCGAAGATGGCCCCACGGCTGTCGAGTACGCCGTGATGCTGGCGTTGATTGTGATCGTCTGCTTGACAGCGATCCAGTCGGTCGGCACCAACGCGTCGAGCACCTTCCAGAGTGTCTCGGCCCAGCTCGGCGGTAGCTGA
- a CDS encoding YifB family Mg chelatase-like AAA ATPase, translating into MLAKLNTFSLMGIDALRVEAEVDVSPGAIPKTILVGLPEAAVRESTHRIERAMVNSGYVRPQDRIVINLAPAELPKQAASFDLPIALGVLAGSGQLKSDLLDRYAVVGELALDGSMRPVRGALSMAMAAAGQPGVEGLVVPSQNAGEAAVVEGVRVIPIDSLAQAAAFFAGQVDIEPHPSRLDELFAEHGAYEVDFADVRGQEMAKRAMTIAAAGAHNLLMVGPPGSGKTMLAKRAATILPGLEAEESIETTRIYSAVGRLRPGQPLLATRPFRAPHHTISNAGLVGGGSTPSPGEISLAHNGVLFLDELPEFNRQTLEVLRQPLEDGCVTISRALSSSQFPANFMLIASLNPCPCGYRNDPRRDCHCNVVQIERYMSKISGPLLDRIDLHIEVPAVPFQELTSASDGTSSAQMREQVVAARGRQRERFTGAATRTNGKMSSREVRRHCKLDDRGADLLKASVNHLGLSARAHDKVLRVARTIADLEGAGSIKPEHLSEAVNYRMLDRKLWS; encoded by the coding sequence ATGCTCGCCAAGCTCAATACGTTCAGCCTGATGGGGATCGACGCCCTCCGCGTTGAGGCAGAGGTCGACGTTTCCCCAGGGGCGATCCCGAAGACCATCCTGGTCGGCCTCCCAGAGGCCGCGGTGCGGGAGAGCACGCACCGCATCGAGCGGGCGATGGTCAACAGCGGCTACGTGCGGCCGCAGGACCGGATCGTTATCAATCTGGCCCCGGCGGAGCTGCCCAAGCAGGCCGCCAGCTTTGATCTGCCGATCGCGCTGGGGGTGCTGGCCGGCAGCGGGCAACTCAAGAGCGACCTGCTGGACCGCTACGCGGTGGTGGGAGAGTTGGCGCTGGACGGCTCGATGCGGCCGGTGCGGGGCGCCCTCTCGATGGCGATGGCGGCCGCCGGGCAGCCGGGGGTCGAGGGCTTGGTGGTCCCGTCGCAGAACGCCGGCGAGGCAGCGGTAGTAGAGGGGGTGCGGGTGATCCCCATCGACAGCCTCGCCCAGGCCGCCGCGTTTTTCGCGGGCCAGGTCGACATCGAACCGCATCCTTCGCGCCTGGACGAGCTGTTTGCCGAGCACGGCGCCTACGAGGTCGACTTTGCCGACGTCCGCGGCCAAGAGATGGCCAAGCGGGCGATGACTATCGCCGCGGCCGGCGCGCACAACCTGCTGATGGTCGGCCCGCCCGGCAGCGGCAAGACGATGCTCGCCAAGCGGGCGGCCACCATCCTGCCGGGGCTGGAGGCGGAAGAGTCGATCGAGACGACGCGCATCTACAGCGCCGTCGGCCGGCTGCGTCCCGGCCAGCCGCTGCTGGCGACCCGGCCCTTCCGGGCGCCGCACCACACCATCAGCAACGCCGGGCTGGTGGGGGGAGGCTCGACCCCCTCGCCGGGAGAGATCAGCCTGGCCCACAACGGCGTCTTGTTCCTGGACGAGCTCCCCGAGTTCAACCGTCAGACGCTCGAGGTGCTGCGGCAGCCGCTGGAAGACGGCTGCGTGACCATCAGCCGCGCGCTCTCTTCGAGCCAGTTTCCGGCCAACTTTATGCTGATCGCCTCGCTCAACCCCTGCCCGTGCGGCTACCGCAACGATCCACGCCGCGATTGCCACTGCAACGTGGTGCAGATCGAGCGGTACATGTCGAAAATCAGCGGCCCGTTGCTCGACCGTATCGACCTGCACATCGAGGTCCCCGCCGTGCCGTTCCAGGAGCTGACCTCAGCGTCCGACGGCACCTCCAGCGCCCAGATGCGCGAACAAGTGGTCGCCGCCCGCGGCCGGCAGCGCGAGCGCTTCACCGGCGCCGCGACCCGCACCAACGGCAAGATGAGCAGCCGCGAGGTGCGGCGGCACTGCAAGCTGGACGACCGCGGCGCCGACCTGCTCAAGGCGAGCGTCAACCACCTGGGCCTGTCGGCCCGCGCGCACGACAAGGTGCTGCGCGTGGCGCGGACGATCGCCGACCTCGAGGGCGCCGGGTCGATCAAGCCCGAGCACCTGAGCGAGGCGGTGAACTACCGGATGCTGGACCGGAAGTTGTGGTCGTGA
- a CDS encoding MFS transporter — protein sequence MSADLSKAVPAVPQPAPNPYDPNHPADEPLSAPPPLLRTRLAAMMFLQYASLGLWSVTFGTFVGANTGKQGAGIFSESFVGDAASAGALGAIFAPLAIGWLADRWLASERMLCVLHAACAAILLAIAQQQTQIGFYFGLLAYYQCYVPTVTLSNSLSMQQLTNTAADFPPIRAVGTSGWIAAGLLIGWLWPTVFGAEIESLRTPMLVAVGAHVAQSLYCLTLPHTPPAHRVQRQIAQLAQGGGLVRRKEIVTFIVLSMLACMGAQFYNVLNLFLNQQHIQYAAAKQSFGQLTEVVAMVMLPAATAWLGLKRLMLLGVAAWGLRYLMLSGSASSGSGWLLAPAIALHGVSYVWVYMSGALFIDRMAGPRARGAAQGMFALATLGVGHLCGALMVGGAQAWLLTPAGVNPPPYHWEAFWLIPAGLMGVAMVLFALFFSEQPNAPTQPKPDAPVVPRVAEGLEP from the coding sequence ATGTCGGCTGACCTCTCCAAGGCCGTTCCCGCCGTCCCGCAGCCTGCGCCCAACCCCTACGACCCGAACCACCCGGCCGATGAACCCCTGTCGGCCCCCCCGCCCCTGCTGCGGACGCGGCTAGCCGCGATGATGTTCCTCCAGTACGCGTCGCTGGGGCTGTGGTCCGTCACCTTCGGCACCTTTGTCGGCGCCAACACCGGCAAGCAGGGCGCCGGGATCTTTAGCGAAAGCTTTGTCGGCGACGCGGCCTCGGCCGGCGCGCTGGGGGCCATCTTTGCCCCGCTGGCGATCGGCTGGCTGGCCGACCGCTGGCTGGCCAGCGAGCGGATGCTGTGCGTGCTGCACGCCGCGTGCGCGGCAATCCTGCTAGCGATCGCCCAGCAGCAAACCCAGATCGGCTTCTACTTTGGCCTGCTGGCCTACTACCAGTGCTACGTGCCGACGGTCACGCTCTCCAACAGCCTGTCGATGCAGCAACTAACCAACACCGCCGCCGACTTCCCCCCCATCCGCGCCGTGGGCACCAGCGGCTGGATCGCCGCGGGGCTGCTGATCGGTTGGCTCTGGCCGACGGTCTTCGGCGCGGAGATCGAGTCGCTCCGCACCCCCATGCTGGTGGCCGTGGGCGCCCACGTGGCCCAGTCGCTGTACTGCCTCACGCTCCCCCACACGCCCCCCGCGCACCGGGTGCAGCGACAGATCGCCCAGCTCGCTCAGGGGGGCGGCCTGGTGCGCCGCAAGGAGATCGTGACGTTTATCGTGCTCTCGATGCTCGCCTGCATGGGGGCCCAGTTCTACAACGTGCTGAACCTGTTCCTCAACCAGCAGCACATCCAGTACGCGGCCGCCAAGCAGTCGTTCGGGCAGCTCACGGAGGTGGTCGCCATGGTGATGCTGCCGGCGGCCACCGCGTGGCTGGGGCTGAAGCGGTTGATGTTGCTGGGGGTGGCGGCGTGGGGGCTGCGTTACCTCATGCTCTCGGGCTCGGCCTCGTCCGGCTCGGGCTGGTTGCTCGCGCCGGCCATCGCGCTGCACGGCGTCAGCTATGTGTGGGTTTACATGAGCGGCGCGTTGTTCATCGACCGCATGGCCGGCCCCCGCGCGCGGGGCGCGGCGCAGGGGATGTTCGCGCTGGCGACGCTGGGCGTAGGCCACTTGTGCGGCGCCCTGATGGTGGGCGGCGCGCAGGCGTGGCTGCTGACCCCCGCGGGGGTGAACCCGCCGCCCTACCACTGGGAGGCGTTCTGGCTGATCCCGGCGGGGTTGATGGGGGTTGCGATGGTGCTGTTCGCGTTGTTCTTCTCCGAGCAGCCCAACGCCCCCACCCAGCCAAAGCCCGACGCGCCGGTAGTGCCGCGGGTGGCGGAGGGTTTGGAACCGTGA
- a CDS encoding DUF362 domain-containing protein: MQAPAPTNSGGLDRRTLLLGGASLAGAAGLGAVAQSLIKPTPVFVAAGQRYDGPLHQTIADGLLATGLDPAWLRGRRVLLKPNLVEPSRRIPHMTTHPAMIVAAAEALRRWGARVSVGEAPGHVRDTEMALVESGVAEALRDARIPFADLNYEEVGWRRNRGRFSKLPGIYFPRSVLEADLIVSMPKMKTHHWVGVTCATKNLYGILPGIKYGWPKNVLHHHGIPQTVADIASSAPKTIAIVDGIDCMEGDGPILGSLKHMGLVLVGQSLPSVDATAARIMGLEPTRIEYLHLASRRLGPLDDRRIEQRGEPWRSVADPFQVLDEPHLECLRSTPEERLVT, from the coding sequence ATGCAAGCTCCAGCGCCAACGAATTCAGGCGGCCTCGACCGCCGCACGCTGCTGCTGGGCGGGGCCTCGTTGGCCGGCGCCGCCGGCTTGGGCGCGGTGGCGCAGTCGCTCATCAAACCGACGCCGGTATTCGTCGCCGCTGGGCAGCGGTACGACGGGCCGCTGCATCAAACCATCGCCGACGGGCTGCTCGCCACGGGGCTTGATCCGGCGTGGTTACGCGGACGTCGGGTGCTGCTTAAGCCCAACCTGGTGGAGCCTAGCCGCCGCATCCCGCACATGACCACGCACCCGGCGATGATTGTCGCCGCGGCCGAGGCGCTCAGGCGTTGGGGCGCCCGGGTCTCGGTCGGCGAGGCGCCGGGGCACGTCCGCGACACCGAGATGGCGCTCGTCGAGTCGGGGGTCGCCGAGGCGCTGCGCGACGCGCGGATCCCGTTCGCCGACCTCAACTACGAAGAAGTCGGCTGGCGGCGCAACCGCGGACGGTTCAGCAAGCTTCCCGGCATCTACTTCCCGCGCAGCGTGCTGGAGGCCGACCTGATCGTCTCGATGCCCAAGATGAAGACCCACCACTGGGTCGGCGTCACCTGCGCCACCAAGAACCTCTACGGCATCCTCCCCGGCATCAAGTACGGCTGGCCCAAGAACGTGCTGCACCACCACGGCATCCCTCAGACCGTGGCGGACATCGCCTCGTCGGCGCCCAAGACCATCGCCATCGTCGACGGCATCGACTGCATGGAGGGGGACGGACCCATCCTCGGCAGCCTCAAGCACATGGGCCTGGTGCTGGTCGGCCAGTCGCTGCCGTCCGTCGACGCAACGGCCGCCCGCATCATGGGTCTGGAACCGACCCGCATCGAGTACCTCCACCTCGCCTCGCGCAGGCTCGGCCCGCTCGACGATCGCCGCATCGAGCAACGCGGCGAGCCGTGGCGCTCGGTCGCAGACCCGTTCCAGGTCCTGGACGAGCCCCACCTCGAATGCCTGCGGTCGACGCCAGAAGAACGGCTCGTCACCTAG